Proteins found in one Primulina eburnea isolate SZY01 chromosome 16, ASM2296580v1, whole genome shotgun sequence genomic segment:
- the LOC140816783 gene encoding uncharacterized protein isoform X1, producing MLPSFPITHQLGWQQSQCWRVAEAEKSKKARFLTVSSREDPAQVSEKKGSVAGAVALVIGTSIGSGILALPKKTSPAGLLPSSISMMICWAFLFIEALLLVEINVGLLNKKKIKVDSGELEVISIRTMAQETLGEWGGALATMTYVFLGYTSVIAYSAKSGEILYHLTNSPESVSGVFFTALVTILITVGGSRSTDQVNQCLTTSMIGLLIAIEILAVLFGGWSGLDGSSGHWEKVPDTLPVMIFALVYHDLAPVLCAYLEGDLIRIRASILLGSIIPLLALLVWNAIALGLSNQSDQVADPVELLRRWSGVSLMVDAFSLLAVGTSLIGTLLSFSEFFKEQLNNLNLHSPSVQIPEKSDSFFFISNWWKRNRTNFTATVLIIAPSLVASTIVPDAFSAATDFAGGYCMTMLYGVLPPWMALAMNRKQEQETDQMMISNAGPALVGVGLCAGCLVVEQIIQDLWLLPIN from the exons ATgttaccctcttttcccat CACCCATCAACTGGGGTGGCAGCAATCGCAGTGTTGGAGGGTTGCAGAAGCAGAGAAAAGCAAAAAGGCTAGATTTTTGACAGTGAGTTCGAGGGAGGATCCTGCCCAAGTTTCCGAGAAAAAAGGGAGTGTTGCTGGTGCGGTTGCTCTGGTTATTGGGACAAGTATAGGTTCTGGGATTCTCGCTCTCCCTAAGAAAACTTCCCCAGCG GGGTTACTTCCAAGTTCAATATCAATGATGATATGTTGGGCATTTTTGTTTATTGAAGCTCTTTTGTTAGTTGAGATTAATGTGGGGTTACTCAACAAGAAGAAAATAAAAGTAGACAGCGGTGAATTAGAGGTGATATCTATTAGGACCATGGCTCAAGAGACATTAGGAGAATGGGGTGGAGCGCTAGCAACAATGACTTATGTTTTCTTAGGTTATACTTCTGTGATAGCCTACAGTGCCAAGTCAGGAGAGATTCTATATCACTTGACCAATTCTCCAGAGTCAGTCTCCGGCGTTTTTTTCACCGCCCTTGTCACCATTCTGATCACTGTAGGAGGCAGTCGATCCACAGATCAAGTGAACCAATGCCTGACGACATCCATGATAG GTTTGCTCATAGCAATTGAAATTCTTGCCGTTCTTTTTGGAGGGTGGTCGGGATTAGACGGCAGCAGTGGCCACTGGGAAAAAGTTCCGGATACACTTCCAGTAATGATTTTTGCTTTGGTTTACCATGACCTAGCACCTG TCTTATGCGCTTATTTGGAAGGAGATCTTATACGTATAAGGGCTTCGATTTTACTTGGTAGTATCATACCTTTGTTGGCATTGCTTGTTTGGAATGCAATAGCGTTAGGCCTATCAAATCAATCTGATCAAGTTGCTGATCCAGTAGAACTCCTTAGGAG ATGGAGCGGAGTTTCACTTATGGTTGATGCCTTTTCGCTCCTGGCAGTCGGAACATCACTGATTGGCACTCTTCTGAGTTTCTCAGAGTTCTTCAAGGAGCAGCTTAATAATCTGAACTTGCATTCTCCATCTGTGCAAATTCCTGAG AAATCAGATTCATTCTTTTTTATCAGCAACTGGTGGAAAAGAAACAGAACTAATTTTACCGCAACTGTATTGATTATTGCTCCATCTCTTGTCGCATCAACGATAGTGCCAGATGCATTTTCCGCCGCCACAGATTTTGCT GGAGGTTACTGCATGACAATGCTATATGGAGTTCTTCCTCCATGGATGGCTCTGGCAATGAACAGGAAACAAGAACAAGAAACAGACCAAATGATGATTTCAAATGCAGGTCCGGCACTTGTTGGTGTTGGATTATGTGCCGGCTGTCTAGTAGTTGAGCAAATCATTCAAGATTTATGGTTGCTGCCAATCAATTAG
- the LOC140816783 gene encoding uncharacterized protein isoform X2 codes for MLPSFPITHQLGWQQSQCWRVAEAEKSKKARFLTVSSREDPAQVSEKKGSVAGAVALVIGTSIGSGILALPKKTSPAGLLPSSISMMICWAFLFIEALLLVEINVGLLNKKKIKVDSGELEVISIRTMAQETLGEWGGALATMTYVFLGYTSVIAYSAKSGEILYHLTNSPESVSGVFFTALVTILITVGGSRSTDQVNQCLTTSMIGLLIAIEILAVLFGGWSGLDGSSGHWEKVPDTLPVMIFALVYHDLAPVGTSLIGTLLSFSEFFKEQLNNLNLHSPSVQIPEKSDSFFFISNWWKRNRTNFTATVLIIAPSLVASTIVPDAFSAATDFAGGYCMTMLYGVLPPWMALAMNRKQEQETDQMMISNAGPALVGVGLCAGCLVVEQIIQDLWLLPIN; via the exons ATgttaccctcttttcccat CACCCATCAACTGGGGTGGCAGCAATCGCAGTGTTGGAGGGTTGCAGAAGCAGAGAAAAGCAAAAAGGCTAGATTTTTGACAGTGAGTTCGAGGGAGGATCCTGCCCAAGTTTCCGAGAAAAAAGGGAGTGTTGCTGGTGCGGTTGCTCTGGTTATTGGGACAAGTATAGGTTCTGGGATTCTCGCTCTCCCTAAGAAAACTTCCCCAGCG GGGTTACTTCCAAGTTCAATATCAATGATGATATGTTGGGCATTTTTGTTTATTGAAGCTCTTTTGTTAGTTGAGATTAATGTGGGGTTACTCAACAAGAAGAAAATAAAAGTAGACAGCGGTGAATTAGAGGTGATATCTATTAGGACCATGGCTCAAGAGACATTAGGAGAATGGGGTGGAGCGCTAGCAACAATGACTTATGTTTTCTTAGGTTATACTTCTGTGATAGCCTACAGTGCCAAGTCAGGAGAGATTCTATATCACTTGACCAATTCTCCAGAGTCAGTCTCCGGCGTTTTTTTCACCGCCCTTGTCACCATTCTGATCACTGTAGGAGGCAGTCGATCCACAGATCAAGTGAACCAATGCCTGACGACATCCATGATAG GTTTGCTCATAGCAATTGAAATTCTTGCCGTTCTTTTTGGAGGGTGGTCGGGATTAGACGGCAGCAGTGGCCACTGGGAAAAAGTTCCGGATACACTTCCAGTAATGATTTTTGCTTTGGTTTACCATGACCTAGCACCTG TCGGAACATCACTGATTGGCACTCTTCTGAGTTTCTCAGAGTTCTTCAAGGAGCAGCTTAATAATCTGAACTTGCATTCTCCATCTGTGCAAATTCCTGAG AAATCAGATTCATTCTTTTTTATCAGCAACTGGTGGAAAAGAAACAGAACTAATTTTACCGCAACTGTATTGATTATTGCTCCATCTCTTGTCGCATCAACGATAGTGCCAGATGCATTTTCCGCCGCCACAGATTTTGCT GGAGGTTACTGCATGACAATGCTATATGGAGTTCTTCCTCCATGGATGGCTCTGGCAATGAACAGGAAACAAGAACAAGAAACAGACCAAATGATGATTTCAAATGCAGGTCCGGCACTTGTTGGTGTTGGATTATGTGCCGGCTGTCTAGTAGTTGAGCAAATCATTCAAGATTTATGGTTGCTGCCAATCAATTAG